In one window of Denticeps clupeoides chromosome 2, fDenClu1.1, whole genome shotgun sequence DNA:
- the zbtb14 gene encoding zinc finger and BTB domain-containing protein 14 isoform X1: protein MLASLSLIEEFPHVANSPNRSIDMKRGLCVFLAFFLSRRISRLVVHSLWERFRASSCQPNKSTALSRFHMELCSLGHELFNFSCSRMCVVINCVLFNMSETLKYVDDDHKTIFLKILNEQRLEGEHCDIAVVVEDVKFRAHRCVLAACSNYFKKLFKKHEVDSSSVIEIDFLRSDIFEEVLNYMYTAKISVKKKDVNLMMSSGQILGIRFLDKLCTQKRDMSSDDKGDHRNNKYSYDIVKIGIPAEDAPLQPDNDVQVLGDQDDPSSDDIEETSANHELDKSPNSALRVQEAILKELANEEVNKVGCYDQEVEPMDSEPKDLAAPQTLSFADSMGEVKDEQPPGWTTAAADMKFEYLLYGHREQLACQVCGKTFIDENRLRKHEKLHSADRPFICEICTKAFTTQAHLKEHLKIHTGFRPYRCEVCGKSFMRAPDLKKHERVHSNERPFGCQMCEKAFKHKSHLKDHERRHRGEKPFVCGSCTKAFAKASDLKRHENNMHSEQKQLPGSTMQSETEQLQAAAMAAEAEQQLESIACS from the exons ATGCTAGCTAGCCTGTCTTTAATTGAAGAATTCCCACACGTTGCAAACTCGCCGAATCGGTCGATCGATATGAAGCgaggactgtgtgtgttcttggcGTTTTTTTTGTCTCGCCGTATTAGCCGTCTGGTCGTGCACTCGCTCTGGGAAAGGTTTCGTGCGTCGAGCTGTCAGCCTAATAAAAGTACCGCGCTCTCAAGGTTCCACATGGAATTGTGTTCTTTAGGACATGAGCTCTTTAACTTCTCGTGCTCGAGGATGTGCGTTGTTATTAACT GTGTCCTCTTCAACATGTCAGAGACCTTGAAGTATGTTGACGATGATCACAAAACCATTTTCCTGAAGATCCTGAACGAGCAGCGGTTGGAGGGTGAACACTGTGACATTGCTGTGGTGGTCGAAGATGTTAAATTCCGGGCACACCGCTGCGTCTTAGCCGCTTGCAGCAATTACTTTAAGAAACTTTTCAAGAAGCATGAGGTTGACAGCTCGTCGGTGATCGAGATCGACTTTCTGCGCTCCGACATTTTTGAAGAGGTGCTGAATTATATGTACACAGctaagatatctgtgaagaaaAAAGATGTGAATTTAATGATGTCATCAGGACAGATTCTTGGCATCCGTTTTTTGGATAAGCTTTGTACGCAGAAACGGGACATGTCTTCAGACGACAAGGGGGACCACAGAAATAACAAATATTCATATGACATTGTTAAAATTGGAATTCCTGCAGAGGATGCGCCGCTTCAACCGGACAATGACGTGCAGGTACTAGGGGATCAAGACGACCCTTCCTCTGATGACATTGAGGAGACCAGTGCTAATCACGAACTCGATAAATCTCCAAACAGTGCTTTGAGGGTGCAGGAGGCCATCCTCAAGGAGCTAGCAAACGAAGAGGTCAATAAGGTGGGGTGCTACGACCAGGAGGTGGAGCCCATGGATTCTGAGCCCAAGGACCTGGCAGCTCCCCAAACGCTGAGTTTTGCGGACAGTATGGGGGAAGTGAAGGACGAGCAGCCACCGGGCTGGACGACGGCAGCGGCTGATATGAAGTTTGAGTACCTGCTGTATGGTCACAGGGAACAGCTCGCCTGCCAGGTGTGCGGAAAGACCTTCATCGATGAGAATCGCCTGAGGAAGCACGAGAAGCTCCATTCCGCCGACCGGCCGTTTATTTGCGAGATCTGCACTAAAGCCTTCACTACCCAGGCCCATCTGAAGGAGCATCTGAAAATCCACACGGGCTTCAGGCCGTACCGGTGCGAGGTGTGCGGGAAGTCCTTCATGCGCGCGCCAGATCTGAAGAAGCACGAGCGAGTGCACAGCAACGAGCGACCCTTTGGCTGCCAAATGTGTGAGAAGGCCTTCAAACACAAATCGCACCTGAAGGACCACGAACGACGGCACAGGGGCGAGAAGCCCTTCGTCTGCGGCTCGTGCACCAAGGCGTTCGCTAAGGCGTCGGACTTGAAAAGACACGAAAACAACATGCACAGCGAGCAGAAGCAGCTCCCCGGCAGCACGATGCAGAGCGAGACTGAGCAGCTGCAGGCTGCCGCCATGGCGGCCGAGGCCGAGCAGCAACTGGAGTCCATAGCTTGTTCATAG
- the zbtb14 gene encoding zinc finger and BTB domain-containing protein 14 isoform X2 — translation MSETLKYVDDDHKTIFLKILNEQRLEGEHCDIAVVVEDVKFRAHRCVLAACSNYFKKLFKKHEVDSSSVIEIDFLRSDIFEEVLNYMYTAKISVKKKDVNLMMSSGQILGIRFLDKLCTQKRDMSSDDKGDHRNNKYSYDIVKIGIPAEDAPLQPDNDVQVLGDQDDPSSDDIEETSANHELDKSPNSALRVQEAILKELANEEVNKVGCYDQEVEPMDSEPKDLAAPQTLSFADSMGEVKDEQPPGWTTAAADMKFEYLLYGHREQLACQVCGKTFIDENRLRKHEKLHSADRPFICEICTKAFTTQAHLKEHLKIHTGFRPYRCEVCGKSFMRAPDLKKHERVHSNERPFGCQMCEKAFKHKSHLKDHERRHRGEKPFVCGSCTKAFAKASDLKRHENNMHSEQKQLPGSTMQSETEQLQAAAMAAEAEQQLESIACS, via the coding sequence ATGTCAGAGACCTTGAAGTATGTTGACGATGATCACAAAACCATTTTCCTGAAGATCCTGAACGAGCAGCGGTTGGAGGGTGAACACTGTGACATTGCTGTGGTGGTCGAAGATGTTAAATTCCGGGCACACCGCTGCGTCTTAGCCGCTTGCAGCAATTACTTTAAGAAACTTTTCAAGAAGCATGAGGTTGACAGCTCGTCGGTGATCGAGATCGACTTTCTGCGCTCCGACATTTTTGAAGAGGTGCTGAATTATATGTACACAGctaagatatctgtgaagaaaAAAGATGTGAATTTAATGATGTCATCAGGACAGATTCTTGGCATCCGTTTTTTGGATAAGCTTTGTACGCAGAAACGGGACATGTCTTCAGACGACAAGGGGGACCACAGAAATAACAAATATTCATATGACATTGTTAAAATTGGAATTCCTGCAGAGGATGCGCCGCTTCAACCGGACAATGACGTGCAGGTACTAGGGGATCAAGACGACCCTTCCTCTGATGACATTGAGGAGACCAGTGCTAATCACGAACTCGATAAATCTCCAAACAGTGCTTTGAGGGTGCAGGAGGCCATCCTCAAGGAGCTAGCAAACGAAGAGGTCAATAAGGTGGGGTGCTACGACCAGGAGGTGGAGCCCATGGATTCTGAGCCCAAGGACCTGGCAGCTCCCCAAACGCTGAGTTTTGCGGACAGTATGGGGGAAGTGAAGGACGAGCAGCCACCGGGCTGGACGACGGCAGCGGCTGATATGAAGTTTGAGTACCTGCTGTATGGTCACAGGGAACAGCTCGCCTGCCAGGTGTGCGGAAAGACCTTCATCGATGAGAATCGCCTGAGGAAGCACGAGAAGCTCCATTCCGCCGACCGGCCGTTTATTTGCGAGATCTGCACTAAAGCCTTCACTACCCAGGCCCATCTGAAGGAGCATCTGAAAATCCACACGGGCTTCAGGCCGTACCGGTGCGAGGTGTGCGGGAAGTCCTTCATGCGCGCGCCAGATCTGAAGAAGCACGAGCGAGTGCACAGCAACGAGCGACCCTTTGGCTGCCAAATGTGTGAGAAGGCCTTCAAACACAAATCGCACCTGAAGGACCACGAACGACGGCACAGGGGCGAGAAGCCCTTCGTCTGCGGCTCGTGCACCAAGGCGTTCGCTAAGGCGTCGGACTTGAAAAGACACGAAAACAACATGCACAGCGAGCAGAAGCAGCTCCCCGGCAGCACGATGCAGAGCGAGACTGAGCAGCTGCAGGCTGCCGCCATGGCGGCCGAGGCCGAGCAGCAACTGGAGTCCATAGCTTGTTCATAG